One window from the genome of Perca flavescens isolate YP-PL-M2 chromosome 17, PFLA_1.0, whole genome shotgun sequence encodes:
- the ism1 gene encoding isthmin-1 isoform X1 produces MVRLAAELLLLLGLLLLTLHITVLRSSPLPQGNGTLSLDQDRALTEQNNINAKSSSSAQLAPEDRRSGPEHRLAHRPATLPWAQGSNAHRDGPGAFLLDLHNFPDLSKADINGQNPNIQVTIEVVDGLEGHEHEKGLRKESKPSWASPNWRNWWPQSSSPSSSSTTHQTEEHDRTYGSNSKDSNFLRPPADWDRRGGTGGGSKAQTEYDYMDGEGDWSNWTVCSVTCGNGNQKRTRSCGYACTATESRTCDMPNCPGIEDAFKTAATEVSLLAGTDEFNATELFGVDTDSCERWMNCKSDFLKKYMTKVANDLPSCPCSYPTEVAYSTADVHDAPTRRDFRWKDASGPKEKLQIYKPTARYCIRSMLTLESTTLAAQHCCYNDNMKLITRGKGAGTPNLISTEFSADLHYKVDILPWIICKGDWSRYNQARPPNNGQKCPDNPQDEDYYKQFEEAREF; encoded by the exons ATGGTGCGACTGGCGGCGgaactgctgctgctcctgggACTCCTTCTCCTTACCTTGCACATCACGGTACTACGGAGCAGCCCGCTGCCCCAGGGCAATGGAACTCTGAGCCTGGATCAGGACAGAGCACTTACAGAG CAGAACAATATAAATGCAAAAAGCAGCTCCTCTGCCCAACTGGCTCCTGAAGACCGGAGGTCTGGTCCAGAACACCGGTTGGCCCACCGGCCTGCCACCCTCCCCTGGGCACAAGGCAGCAACGCACACAGGGACGGCCCTGGGGCTTTCCTCCTCGATCTGCACAACTTCCCCGACCTCTCCAAAGCCGATATCAATGGACAGAATCCCAACATACAG GTGACTATTGAAGTGGTGGATGGACTAGAGGGTCACGAGCACGAAAAAGGCCTCCGTAAGGAGAGCAAACCCAGCTGGGCTTCTCCTAACTGGAGAAACTGGTGGCCTCAATCTTCTTCACCTTCCTCGTCTTCCACCACTCATCAGACCGAGGAGCACGATCGCACCTACGGGAGCAACAGCAAGGACAGCAACTTCCTCAGGCCGCCGGCAGACTGGGACAGAAGAGGAGGCACCGGGGGAGGAAGCAAAGCTCAAACCGAATATG ACTATATGGACGGAGAGGGGGACTGGAGTAACTGGACAGTGTGCAGTGTCACCTGTGGAAATGGCAACCAGAAGAGAACCAGATCATGTGGTTACGCCTGTACAGCCACCGAATCCAGAACTTGTGATATGCCCAACTGCCCAG GTATCGAAGATGCCTTCAAGACAGCAGCTACTGAAGTGAGCCTGCTCGCTGGAACAGATGAGTTCAATGCCACGGAGCTCTTTGGTGTTG ACACGGACAGCTGCGAGCGATGGATGAACTGCAAGAGCGACTTCTTGAAGAAGTACATGACCAAGGTGGCAAACGACCTTCCCAGCTGCCCTTGCTCTTACCCAACTGAGGTGGCGTACAGCACGGCAGATGTACACGATGCTCCCACGCGCCGAGATTTCCGTTGGAAAGACGCCAGCGGGCCGAAAGAGAAGCTGCAGATCTACAAGCCCACGGCCCGTTACTGTATCCGCTCCATGCTGACGCTGGAGTCCACCACGCTGGCGGCACAGCACTGTTGCTACAACGACAACATGAAGCTCATCACTCGCGGCAAAGGGGCCGGCACGCCCAACCTCATCAGCACAGAGTTCTCAGCCGACCTGCACTATAAGGTGGACATCCTGCCCTGGATCATCTGCAAAGGAGACTGGAGCCGCTACAACCAGGCCAGGCCGCCAAACAACGGACAGAAGTGTCCCGACAACCCTCAGGACGAGGACTACTACAAACAGTTTGAAGAAGCAAGGGAATTCTAG
- the ism1 gene encoding isthmin-1 isoform X2 has translation MVRLAAELLLLLGLLLLTLHITVLRSSPLPQGNGTLSLDQDRALTENNINAKSSSSAQLAPEDRRSGPEHRLAHRPATLPWAQGSNAHRDGPGAFLLDLHNFPDLSKADINGQNPNIQVTIEVVDGLEGHEHEKGLRKESKPSWASPNWRNWWPQSSSPSSSSTTHQTEEHDRTYGSNSKDSNFLRPPADWDRRGGTGGGSKAQTEYDYMDGEGDWSNWTVCSVTCGNGNQKRTRSCGYACTATESRTCDMPNCPGIEDAFKTAATEVSLLAGTDEFNATELFGVDTDSCERWMNCKSDFLKKYMTKVANDLPSCPCSYPTEVAYSTADVHDAPTRRDFRWKDASGPKEKLQIYKPTARYCIRSMLTLESTTLAAQHCCYNDNMKLITRGKGAGTPNLISTEFSADLHYKVDILPWIICKGDWSRYNQARPPNNGQKCPDNPQDEDYYKQFEEAREF, from the exons ATGGTGCGACTGGCGGCGgaactgctgctgctcctgggACTCCTTCTCCTTACCTTGCACATCACGGTACTACGGAGCAGCCCGCTGCCCCAGGGCAATGGAACTCTGAGCCTGGATCAGGACAGAGCACTTACAGAG AACAATATAAATGCAAAAAGCAGCTCCTCTGCCCAACTGGCTCCTGAAGACCGGAGGTCTGGTCCAGAACACCGGTTGGCCCACCGGCCTGCCACCCTCCCCTGGGCACAAGGCAGCAACGCACACAGGGACGGCCCTGGGGCTTTCCTCCTCGATCTGCACAACTTCCCCGACCTCTCCAAAGCCGATATCAATGGACAGAATCCCAACATACAG GTGACTATTGAAGTGGTGGATGGACTAGAGGGTCACGAGCACGAAAAAGGCCTCCGTAAGGAGAGCAAACCCAGCTGGGCTTCTCCTAACTGGAGAAACTGGTGGCCTCAATCTTCTTCACCTTCCTCGTCTTCCACCACTCATCAGACCGAGGAGCACGATCGCACCTACGGGAGCAACAGCAAGGACAGCAACTTCCTCAGGCCGCCGGCAGACTGGGACAGAAGAGGAGGCACCGGGGGAGGAAGCAAAGCTCAAACCGAATATG ACTATATGGACGGAGAGGGGGACTGGAGTAACTGGACAGTGTGCAGTGTCACCTGTGGAAATGGCAACCAGAAGAGAACCAGATCATGTGGTTACGCCTGTACAGCCACCGAATCCAGAACTTGTGATATGCCCAACTGCCCAG GTATCGAAGATGCCTTCAAGACAGCAGCTACTGAAGTGAGCCTGCTCGCTGGAACAGATGAGTTCAATGCCACGGAGCTCTTTGGTGTTG ACACGGACAGCTGCGAGCGATGGATGAACTGCAAGAGCGACTTCTTGAAGAAGTACATGACCAAGGTGGCAAACGACCTTCCCAGCTGCCCTTGCTCTTACCCAACTGAGGTGGCGTACAGCACGGCAGATGTACACGATGCTCCCACGCGCCGAGATTTCCGTTGGAAAGACGCCAGCGGGCCGAAAGAGAAGCTGCAGATCTACAAGCCCACGGCCCGTTACTGTATCCGCTCCATGCTGACGCTGGAGTCCACCACGCTGGCGGCACAGCACTGTTGCTACAACGACAACATGAAGCTCATCACTCGCGGCAAAGGGGCCGGCACGCCCAACCTCATCAGCACAGAGTTCTCAGCCGACCTGCACTATAAGGTGGACATCCTGCCCTGGATCATCTGCAAAGGAGACTGGAGCCGCTACAACCAGGCCAGGCCGCCAAACAACGGACAGAAGTGTCCCGACAACCCTCAGGACGAGGACTACTACAAACAGTTTGAAGAAGCAAGGGAATTCTAG